The genomic region CTTGTTCTGTTTTGGATGTTCCAAGAGGTGTTCCATTTCCGAATCTAAAGACTCTTCATCTCAAGTCAGTTGAGTTTTTGAGTGATGATACAACTAAATGCCTTTTATCCAGCTGCAATAATCTTGAAGATCTGGTCATAGCGCACTGCAACATTGAGAACTTATTTAACTTCACTATTTCACATCATCTGCTCGAGATTGACTATACTTTCCACGTTTAATAGTCATGATTGTCGGTTAATGCTTGATACCCCAAATCTAGCTTACTTCAAATACGGTAACCTTGTAATAGCAGGGCATCCACTGGAGAATCTGAAATCTATGAACAGCGCTTTTATTCAATCGGCATTCTCCAATTTTCGAAATTATGCAACAGCATTATTTAGAGGGATCAGTAATGTCCATTCACTAGTTCTGACATATAATTCTCTTAAGGTTTGTTTTCTTGACAAATCCTTGGTCTTATTTCTGCTAAAGTCTCCTATTAAATTCTACTAACAGTCCAATCTTTGTCATTATGATAACTTCTTTTAAGCTGTGAACCGCTCCCTGTTTTTGCTACCTTGGTCGAACTGAAGATATGTGATTATTATCGTGAACAGTCAAGTTGTGAATATGCTGATCTTCTGATAAATGTTAAATGGTCAAGTTCAATGGATAAAGGACTTGAAATTTTACTGTCAAGTTCGCCTGAACTCGAAAAACTTGCCTGTCATCAGGTATTATTCTAACTTTAAGCTTTGGTTTAAGTTGCAGACTCTTACCGACTCCTTCCTATGTTGTGGATTTAGGAAGTTC from Gossypium raimondii isolate GPD5lz chromosome 1, ASM2569854v1, whole genome shotgun sequence harbors:
- the LOC105786749 gene encoding F-box/LRR-repeat protein At3g59250-like, with translation MLDTPNLAYFKYGNLVIAGHPLENLKSMNSAFIQSAFSNFRNYATALFRGISNVHSLVLTYNSLKICDYYREQSSCEYADLLINVKWSSSMDKGLEILLSSSPELEKLACHQEVLSKLPEKVVYCLLSKLKVMEILGFRNDKDVIEKAKYILKNVGALQKLTIRTLSNISKAKKLKMLEVLLGSPRESKHCCILIV